One region of Anticarsia gemmatalis isolate Benzon Research Colony breed Stoneville strain chromosome 2, ilAntGemm2 primary, whole genome shotgun sequence genomic DNA includes:
- the LOC142982361 gene encoding retinol dehydrogenase 13-like — protein sequence MPLFSGRCLSTAKLVGKTALVTGCNTGIGKETVLDFYKRGAKVIMACRSLERAEAAKADIEKSCKDLSDTGDIVLAKCDLTSLKSVREFAQNILDTEPQINILVNNAGIMMCPKGETEDGFETQFGTNHLAHFLLTMLLLPRIRNSTPARIVTVSSRAHIRYGINLDDLNYKKRSYNAAEAYSQSKIANILFSNELAAKLKEHNIEGVNTYSLHPGVIKTELGRHLNSSLFTGARQIIGFFLAPFMKSPELGAQTTIYCAVDEKCANETGLYYSDCAVTAPAAKAVNEADAKKLWDLSVELTGLGDFNPFTVNDPGVKTK from the exons ATGCCTCTGTTCAGTGGAAGATGTCTTAGCACGGCTAAGCTTGTGGGCAAGACAGCTCTAGTGACTGGCTGTAACACAGGCATTGGAAAGGAAACAGTCCTGGATTTTTATAAAAGAG GTGCAAAAGTAATAATGGCATGTCGAAGCCTAGAAAGGGCAGAAGCAGCAAAAGCAGATATAGAAAAATCATGCAAAGATTTATCTGACACTGGTGACATAGTGTTAGCGAAATGCGACCTCACCTCCTTGAAGTCAGTTCGAGAATTTGCACAGAACATTCTAGATACGGAACCACAGATAAACATACTGGTGAACAATGCAGGCATAATGATGTGTCCTAAAGGAGAAACTGAGGATGGTTTTGAGACTCAGTTTGGTACTAATCATTTAGCGCACTTTTTGCTGACGATGCTACTGTTGCCGCGCATCAGGAACAGTACACCTGCTAGAATCGTGACTGTTTCTTCAAGAGCACATATAA gaTATGGGATTAATTTGGACGATCTTAACTATAAGAAGAGGTCATACAATGCAGCTGAAGCTTACTCTCAAAGCAAGATCGCGAACATACTGTTTTCTAATGAATTGGCAGCTAAACTTAAA gaacACAACATAGAAGGTGTGAACACGTATAGCCTGCACCCCGGTGTGATCAAGACAGAGTTGGGTCGCCACCTCAATTCCTCGTTGTTTACGGGCGCGCGACAAATCATCGGCTTCTTCCTCGCGCCCTTCATGAAGTCCCCGGAGCTCGGCGCGCAGACCACCATATACTGCGCGGTTGATGAAAAGTGTGCTAATGAAACGGGATTGTATTACAG TGATTGTGCTGTCACGGCGCCTGCAGCGAAAGCAGTGAACGAAGCCGACGCTAAGAAACTATGGGATCTGTCGGTAGAACTGACGGGGCTCGGGGATTTCAACCCTTTCACGGTCAATGACCCTGGAGTCAAAACCAAATAG
- the LOC142982379 gene encoding pancreatic triacylglycerol lipase-like isoform X1 has translation MAIFCLVRYFVIIGAFLSFFIDKIVGHQFIMTTDEMENFINPEDLEIILDYYQKNATAVENEVNMISTTYPEVGCFGVGSGIFMRALNKIFSFNLRPSSSDTINTKFYYSSRNTSVKFEILAGPQFGIESIDFDPKKKTVIIVHGFMSHGGADWVTNMTQAYLQWEDVNVFAVDWSGGSNTFKYWRAVANTRTVGTDIANFMNQLMNATGLNIKNCHFIGHSLGAQIVSFASHELGKVGRITGLDPALPCFNTTSLKDRLDPSDADFVDVIHTNGKQTLIAFGFPYPIGHIDFYPNGGIRQPGCFTSGIPFYKIVDQAICSHGRAYLLFTESMTNRQCRFRGSRWDLTVAGVKSSVEAACDANKETCPEMGIRASKSVDGAYLVITKDAEPYCATESDRLSLSPELLENITNYLQNLTETITPKPESTLSSFIRITKSLIFKNTTSTTARPETTSSSWFGDFVKKVFG, from the exons ATGGCAATTTTTTGCTTAGTTCGTTACTTTGTGATTATCGGTGCTTTTCTATCGTTTTTCATCGATAAAATTGTTGGACATCAGTTTATAATGACCACAGATGAAA TGGAAAATTTCATCAACCCTGAGGACCTGGAAATTATTTTGGACTACTATCAGAAGAACGCCACAGCTGTAGAGAATGAAGTGAATATG ATATCAACGACGTACCCAGAAGTAGGATGTTTCGGCGTCGGCAGTGGTATATTCATGCGAGCtcttaacaaaatattcagCTTCAACCTGCGGCCGTCCTCATCAGACACCATCAACACGAAGTTTTATTACTCTTCACGAAATACAAGTGTTAAGTTTGAG ATTTTAGCTGGACCTCAATTCGGTATAGAGTCGATCGATTTTGACCCTAAGAAGAAGACGGTGATCATAGTTCATGGGTTCATGAGCCACGGTGGAGCTGACTGGGTCACCAACATGACCCAAGCATATCTGCAATGG GAGGATGTTAACGTGTTTGCTGTGGACTGGAGCGGCGGTAGCAACACCTTTAAATACTGGCGTGCTGTTGCCAATACACGAACTGTTGGCACGGATATTGCTAA CTTCATGAATCAGCTGATGAACGCGACTGGGCTTAACATTAAAAACTGTCACTTCATTGGACATAGTTTAGGAGCTCAAATTGTATCATTTGCTTCTCACGAGTTGGGGAAAGTTGGCAGAATTACAG GTTTAGACCCTGCCCTCCCATGCTTCAACACGACGAGCTTGAAAGACAGGCTGGACCCCTCCGATGCTGATTTCGTCGACGTCATTCATACTAATGGAAAACAAACCCTGATTGCATTCGGATTCCCCTATCCTATTG GGCATATAGATTTCTACCCGAATGGCGGCATAAGGCAGCCGGGGTGTTTCACCAGTGGCATTCCTTTCTATAAAA TTGTGGACCAAGCAATATGCAGTCACGGACGCGCGTACCTTCTCTTCACAGAATCGATGACGAACAGACAATGTCGTTTCAGAGGATCACGGTGGGACTTAACTGTCGCTGG AGTTAAGTCAAGTGTAGAAGCAGCATGCGACGCTAATAAGGAAACCTGTCCTGAAATGGGCATCAGGGCTTCAAAGAGTGTGGATGGAGCCTACCTCGTCATCACTAAGGATGCGGAGCCTTACTGTG CCACGGAGTCAGATCGCCTGAGCCTATCGCCAGAACTTCTCGAAAATATAACGAATTACTTGCAGAATTTGACCGAAACAATCACACCTAAGCCAGAGTCCACATTATCTTCTTTCATTAGAATAACCAAATCGcttatattcaaaaatacaacAAGTACGACTGCTCGACCAGAGACGACCTCTAGCAGCTGGTTCGGTGATTTCGTCAAAAAGGTTTTTGGTTAA
- the LOC142982379 gene encoding pancreatic triacylglycerol lipase-like isoform X2, with translation MISTTYPEVGCFGVGSGIFMRALNKIFSFNLRPSSSDTINTKFYYSSRNTSVKFEILAGPQFGIESIDFDPKKKTVIIVHGFMSHGGADWVTNMTQAYLQWEDVNVFAVDWSGGSNTFKYWRAVANTRTVGTDIANFMNQLMNATGLNIKNCHFIGHSLGAQIVSFASHELGKVGRITGLDPALPCFNTTSLKDRLDPSDADFVDVIHTNGKQTLIAFGFPYPIGHIDFYPNGGIRQPGCFTSGIPFYKIVDQAICSHGRAYLLFTESMTNRQCRFRGSRWDLTVAGVKSSVEAACDANKETCPEMGIRASKSVDGAYLVITKDAEPYCATESDRLSLSPELLENITNYLQNLTETITPKPESTLSSFIRITKSLIFKNTTSTTARPETTSSSWFGDFVKKVFG, from the exons ATG ATATCAACGACGTACCCAGAAGTAGGATGTTTCGGCGTCGGCAGTGGTATATTCATGCGAGCtcttaacaaaatattcagCTTCAACCTGCGGCCGTCCTCATCAGACACCATCAACACGAAGTTTTATTACTCTTCACGAAATACAAGTGTTAAGTTTGAG ATTTTAGCTGGACCTCAATTCGGTATAGAGTCGATCGATTTTGACCCTAAGAAGAAGACGGTGATCATAGTTCATGGGTTCATGAGCCACGGTGGAGCTGACTGGGTCACCAACATGACCCAAGCATATCTGCAATGG GAGGATGTTAACGTGTTTGCTGTGGACTGGAGCGGCGGTAGCAACACCTTTAAATACTGGCGTGCTGTTGCCAATACACGAACTGTTGGCACGGATATTGCTAA CTTCATGAATCAGCTGATGAACGCGACTGGGCTTAACATTAAAAACTGTCACTTCATTGGACATAGTTTAGGAGCTCAAATTGTATCATTTGCTTCTCACGAGTTGGGGAAAGTTGGCAGAATTACAG GTTTAGACCCTGCCCTCCCATGCTTCAACACGACGAGCTTGAAAGACAGGCTGGACCCCTCCGATGCTGATTTCGTCGACGTCATTCATACTAATGGAAAACAAACCCTGATTGCATTCGGATTCCCCTATCCTATTG GGCATATAGATTTCTACCCGAATGGCGGCATAAGGCAGCCGGGGTGTTTCACCAGTGGCATTCCTTTCTATAAAA TTGTGGACCAAGCAATATGCAGTCACGGACGCGCGTACCTTCTCTTCACAGAATCGATGACGAACAGACAATGTCGTTTCAGAGGATCACGGTGGGACTTAACTGTCGCTGG AGTTAAGTCAAGTGTAGAAGCAGCATGCGACGCTAATAAGGAAACCTGTCCTGAAATGGGCATCAGGGCTTCAAAGAGTGTGGATGGAGCCTACCTCGTCATCACTAAGGATGCGGAGCCTTACTGTG CCACGGAGTCAGATCGCCTGAGCCTATCGCCAGAACTTCTCGAAAATATAACGAATTACTTGCAGAATTTGACCGAAACAATCACACCTAAGCCAGAGTCCACATTATCTTCTTTCATTAGAATAACCAAATCGcttatattcaaaaatacaacAAGTACGACTGCTCGACCAGAGACGACCTCTAGCAGCTGGTTCGGTGATTTCGTCAAAAAGGTTTTTGGTTAA
- the RpL8 gene encoding ribosomal protein L8 produces MTQFIYPLTTLLGSFKSDRLRERRDVIMGRVIRAQRKGAGSVFVSHTKKRKGAPKLRSLDYAERHGYIKGVVKDIIHDPGRGAPLAVVHFRDPYKFKTRKELFIAPEGLYTGQFVYCGKKATLEVGNVMPVGAMPEGTIVCNLEEKMGDRGRLARASGNFATVIGHNPDAKRTRVKLPSGAKKVLPSSNRGMVGIVAGGGRIDKPILKAGRAYHKYKVKRNCWPYVRGVAMNPVEHPHGGGNHQHIGKASTVKRGTSAGRKVGLIAARRTGRIRGGKTDTKKEA; encoded by the exons ATGACACAGTTTATTTATCCATTGACAACACTATTAGGTTCTTTCAAAAGTGACCGTCTGAGAGAA CGACGGGACGTAATCATGGGTCGTGTGATTCGTGCTCAGCGTAAAGGTGCCGGTTCAGTGTTCGTTTCACACACGAAGAAAAGGAAAGGAGCGCCTAAACTTCGTTCCTTGGACTATGCTGAACGTCATGGTTACATCAAGGGGGTTGTAAAG GACATCATCCACGACCCTGGCCGTGGTGCTCCCCTAGCAGTTGTCCACTTCCGTGACCCCTACAAGTTCAAGACCCGCAAGGAGCTGTTCATTGCCCCCGAGGGTCTCTACACTGGCCAGTTTGTATACTGCGGCAAGAAGGCTACTTTGGAAGTCG gCAATGTCATGCCTGTGGGTGCTATGCCTGAGGGTACCATTGTCTGCAACCTTGAGGAGAAGATGGGTGACAGGGGTCGGCTGGCTCGTGCCTCTGGAAACTTCGCCACTGTCATCGGACACAACCCCGATGCCAAGCGTACCAGGGTAAAGTTGCCTTCTGGTGCCAAGAAAGTGCTGCCATCAAGCAACAGAGGCATGGTTG GTATCGTCGCCGGCGGTGGTCGTATTGACAAGCCCATCCTGAAGGCTGGTCGCGCGTACCACAAGTACAAGGTGAAGCGTAACTGCTGGCCGTACGTGCGTGGTGTTGCCATGAACCCCGTTGAGCATCCTCACGGTGGTGGTAACCATCAACATATTG GTAAGGCTTCGACTGTCAAGAGAGGAACATCCGCTGGTCGCAAGGTCGGTTTGATCGCCGCCCGCAGAACCGGAAGAATTCGTGGTGGAAAGACCGATACCAAGAAGGAGGCGTAg
- the LOC142982369 gene encoding uncharacterized protein LOC142982369, with protein sequence MPRIYKPDPRGRKYRRYPKELIEQAVREYKESNDSLSCIAKKFDMDKSVLHRHSIKNMKSQGGQTVLSKETELEFIKYINICAEWGYPLELYDLRLLVKNYLDNLGVTEKRFKDNMPGLEFARSFLKRHSDKITQRVSQNIKRNRAAVSADVIKDYFEHLKISIKDVPIENIVNYDETNLTDDPGRKKIIAKRGTKYPERVMNHSKASVSIMMACTAVGEIIPPYVVYKAQNLFDTWTKSGPKGVRYNRSQSGWFDANIFHDWVTTMIFPFFENKPGKKLLIGDNLSSHLSIELIKKCKEKDIHFIFLPANSTHLTQPLDVAFFRPMKIAWRKIIFQWKKTDGRNQSSIPKGCFPRLLGKLMDDLKENGPANVISGFRKTGINPLDPSEVLKKLPDWQDPSKPAEAVDTTVLNFLKEMRYGTINIVEPKRKKKLQIQAGKSVLCSSDEEYIESDPEYLPCSVLRENNEKQNKEVNDMVTKGKGKGKKTKVKNYPPVLEDHRVQREANSSYIKTIPTIEHTISLDEAIPSCSFNISRYDIRTLPLIFEDDLNGIGHVETIVQDENEYPNEKKSKKVEIISNVKVSDAELKKILSNKDKSTVSKKCPSRRPSYYRSDDDILKDLMALD encoded by the coding sequence ATGCCGAGAATTTACAAGCCAGATCCTCGTGGCAGGAAGTATAGAAGGTACCCCAAAGAACTAATAGAGCAGGCTGTCCGGGAGTACAAGGAAAGTAACGATTCCTTGAGTTGCATCGCGAAAAAATTTGATATGGACAAATCTGTCCTTCACAGACAtagcattaaaaatatgaaatcacaAGGTGGCCAGACAGTCCTATCTAAAGAGACGGAATtggaattcataaaatatataaacatatgtGCTGAGTGGGGCTATCCTCTTGAACTATATGACTTGAGgttattagtaaaaaactatttagaCAATTTAGGTGTTACAGAAAAAAGGTTTAAAGATAACATGCCTGGATTAGAATTTGCCCGAAGTTTTCTAAAGAGACACAGTGACAAAATAACACAAAGGGTATCGCAGAATATTAAAAGGAATCGGGCTGCTGTTTCAGCCGATGTAATAAAAGACTATTTCGAGcacttaaaaatatctattaaagaCGTTCCGATCGAGAACATCGTCAATTACGACGAAACTAATTTAACGGATGATCCCGGCCGAAAAAAGATTATAGCTAAGAGGGGAACAAAATATCCTGAACGGGTGATGAATCACTCAAAGGCATCAGTATCCATTATGATGGCGTGTACAGCGGTAGGAGAAATTATACCCCCATATGTAGTTTATAAAGCTCAGAACTTATTTGATACGTGGACCAAGTCGGGTCCAAAAGGAGTACGCTATAATAGAAGTCAATCCGGCTGGTTTGATGCCAACATATTCCACGATTGGGTAACCACTATGATTTTTccattttttgaaaataaaccagGCAAAAAGTTACTAATAGGCGACAATCTATCATCCCACCTTTcaatagaattaataaaaaagtgtaaGGAAAAGGATATCCATTTCATTTTCTTACCTGCGAATTCTACTCACCTTACGCAACCACTCGATGTGGCCTTTTTTCGGCCTATGAAGATAGCGTGGCGAAAAATCATTTTCCAATGGAAGAAAACTGATGGCCGTAATCAATCTTCAATCCCAAAGGGTTGTTTTCCTAGATTACTGGGCAAATTAATGGACGATCTTAAAGAAAATGGTCCAGCTAATGTCATATCTGGCTTTAGGAAAACAGGGATAAATCCTTTGGACCCATcagaagtattaaaaaaattaccgGATTGGCAAGATCCATCTAAACCAGCCGAAGCTGTTGATACGACAGTATTAAATTTTTTGAAGGAAATGCGATATGGGACTATCAATATAGTAGAAcctaaaagaaagaaaaaacttCAAATTCAGGCAGGGAAAAGTGTTTTATGTTCCAGTGATGAAGAATATATTGAGTCTGACCCAGAATACTTGCCTTGTTCTGTCTTGAGAGAAAACAATGAAAAGCAAAATAAAGAAGTAAACGATATGGTCACTAAAGGCAAgggaaaaggaaaaaaaacaaaagttaaaaattacCCACCTGTACTTGAAGATCACCGTGTTCAGCGAGAAGCAAATAGTTCCTACATCAAAACCATCCCGACTATTGAACACACAATATCACTAGACGAAGCTATTCCAAGTTGTTCATTTAACATCAGCCGGTATGATATAAGAACATTGCCTTTAATTTTTGAAGATGACCTAAATGGTATAGGTCATGTTGAAACCATTGTACAAGATGAAAATGAATATCCCAATGAAAAGAAATCGAAAAAGGTTGAAATTATTTCCAATGTGAAAGTTAGTGATGCGGAATTGAAGAAAATACTGTCAAATAAAGATAAGTCAACCGTTTCAAAAAAATGCCCTTCGCGGCGGCCCAGTTACTACAGGTCTGATGATGACATCCTAAAAGATTTGATGGCTTTAGATTAG